From one Nocardioides scoriae genomic stretch:
- a CDS encoding RNA polymerase sigma factor, with protein MRPTSEQFRAAWPRAVRVVAAWSGSLDAAEDHVAEAMARAVEHDDVEDLTAWCVRVAKRSLIDERRRAEVLTRITPDLARAEVAATVTDDRDGPDAGTLPDGLDDRTALLFVACDPALSPGAQLVLALRVVCGLPLREVARHLGLTETTAAARLTRAKRSLARARGSFQVPDAAERLERLPVVADCVAGLFTVAHRAGFDPPDALADTGSQALSLADALVALHPGSTELRGLRAVVRLGLARRPGRVDADGVALTLAEVDRSRWDTRLVRLGLADATSAAAGDGRFALEAAISGLHTVAPSSELTDWPRIVQLYGALEQVWPSPAVTVARLAARLAAQLADRPLPADAAVVAEVEAALVSLAADGPGYARRDAAYALADLCWRTGRGPEAAARYRALAQQADGEPVRRFCERRAAQAERIGPPPRP; from the coding sequence GTGCGTCCCACCAGCGAGCAGTTCCGGGCGGCCTGGCCGCGGGCCGTCCGGGTGGTGGCCGCGTGGAGCGGCAGCCTGGACGCGGCCGAGGACCACGTCGCGGAGGCCATGGCGCGCGCGGTCGAGCACGACGACGTCGAGGACCTCACCGCCTGGTGCGTGCGGGTCGCGAAGCGGTCCCTGATCGACGAGCGCCGGCGCGCCGAGGTGCTCACCCGGATCACGCCCGACCTCGCCCGGGCGGAGGTGGCAGCGACCGTGACCGACGACCGCGACGGCCCCGACGCCGGCACCCTGCCGGACGGTCTCGACGACCGCACCGCCCTGCTGTTCGTCGCCTGCGACCCGGCCCTGTCCCCCGGCGCCCAGCTGGTCCTGGCCCTGCGGGTGGTGTGCGGCCTGCCGCTGCGCGAGGTCGCCCGCCACCTCGGCCTGACCGAGACCACGGCCGCGGCCCGGCTCACGCGCGCCAAGCGCTCCCTCGCCCGGGCCCGTGGCAGCTTCCAGGTGCCCGACGCGGCCGAGCGGCTGGAGCGGCTGCCGGTCGTGGCGGACTGCGTGGCGGGGCTGTTCACGGTCGCGCACCGCGCCGGCTTCGACCCGCCGGACGCCCTGGCCGACACCGGCAGCCAGGCGCTCTCCCTCGCCGACGCGCTGGTCGCCCTGCACCCGGGCTCGACCGAGCTGCGAGGACTGCGGGCCGTGGTGCGGCTGGGGCTGGCCCGTCGCCCCGGACGGGTCGACGCGGACGGCGTCGCGCTCACGCTCGCCGAGGTCGACCGCTCCCGCTGGGACACCCGGCTGGTGCGGCTCGGGCTCGCCGACGCCACGAGCGCAGCGGCCGGCGACGGACGCTTCGCCCTCGAGGCCGCCATCTCCGGCCTGCACACGGTGGCCCCGAGCTCCGAGCTGACGGACTGGCCGCGCATCGTGCAGCTCTACGGCGCGCTCGAGCAGGTGTGGCCCTCCCCCGCCGTCACGGTGGCCCGTCTGGCGGCCCGTCTGGCGGCCCAGCTGGCGGATCGCCCGCTGCCCGCCGACGCCGCCGTCGTGGCCGAGGTCGAGGCCGCCCTGGTGTCGCTGGCGGCCGACGGCCCCGGTTACGCGCGCCGGGACGCGGCGTACGCCCTGGCGGACCTGTGCTGGCGCACCGGACGCGGCCCGGAGGCGGCGGCGCGCTACCGCGCCCTGGCGCAGCAGGCCGACGGGGAGCCGGTGAGGAGGTTCTGCGAACGTCGCGCGGCTCAGGCCGAGCGCATCGGGCCGCCGCCGCGGCCGTAG
- a CDS encoding XdhC family protein: MTTPREQPWSDDGGAPGRVVLLTRNPISEAVAAIAGVVGRETVLVEPDEGGRGLAEVEGLSLRAGDAVVLCDHDAPDAPAVMRHALASDASYVAMMASRRRSEGLVAELTEEGAPGLSKLHVPAGLDTGGKAPGEIALSVVAEVVAESYGRGGGPMRSA, translated from the coding sequence ATGACGACGCCCCGCGAGCAGCCCTGGTCCGACGACGGCGGCGCCCCTGGCCGGGTGGTGCTGCTGACGCGCAACCCGATCTCCGAGGCGGTCGCGGCGATCGCGGGCGTGGTCGGGCGCGAGACGGTCCTGGTCGAGCCCGACGAGGGCGGCCGCGGGCTGGCCGAGGTCGAGGGGCTCTCGCTGCGGGCCGGCGACGCCGTGGTGCTGTGCGACCACGACGCCCCGGACGCGCCGGCCGTGATGCGGCACGCGCTGGCCTCCGACGCGTCGTACGTCGCGATGATGGCGAGCCGGCGCCGCTCCGAGGGCCTGGTCGCGGAGCTGACCGAGGAGGGTGCCCCGGGGCTGTCCAAGCTGCACGTGCCCGCCGGCCTCGACACCGGCGGCAAGGCGCCGGGCGAGATCGCGCTGTCGGTGGTCGCCGAGGTCGTCGCCGAGTCCTACGGCCGCGGCGGCGGCCCGATGCGCTCGGCCTGA
- a CDS encoding sulfite exporter TauE/SafE family protein, with amino-acid sequence MILGVSLPVLLLVALAVLVGALAQSLVGLGLALVSAPVVTLVAPRLMPELVLALAILLPLLTLLHSRRGIDWPGLGWVLGARVPGVAVGVLLLAAFSDRSLGVAVGVMVLLAVAASLGTWELRASRPTLATAGFLSGVAGTTTSIGGPPVALVYQRRPPEQLRSTLAVFFAAGAALSLAGLGLAGRLHPGSLLLSVVLLPVLLLGQVLGVRLQGHLAPGLTRYAVLALCAASALTLLVRSLA; translated from the coding sequence GTGATCCTCGGGGTCTCGCTGCCGGTCCTGCTCCTCGTGGCCCTCGCGGTGCTGGTGGGGGCCCTGGCCCAGAGCCTCGTCGGCCTCGGCCTCGCGCTGGTCTCGGCCCCGGTGGTGACGCTGGTGGCGCCGCGGCTGATGCCCGAGCTGGTGCTCGCGCTGGCGATCCTGCTGCCCCTGCTGACGCTGCTGCACTCCAGGCGCGGCATCGACTGGCCGGGGCTCGGCTGGGTGCTGGGGGCGCGGGTCCCGGGCGTGGCGGTCGGCGTGCTGCTGCTGGCGGCGTTCTCCGACCGGTCGCTGGGCGTCGCGGTCGGCGTGATGGTGCTGCTGGCCGTCGCGGCGAGCCTCGGCACCTGGGAGCTGCGCGCCTCGCGCCCGACGCTGGCCACCGCCGGGTTCCTGTCCGGGGTGGCCGGCACCACGACCTCCATCGGCGGCCCGCCCGTGGCCCTGGTCTACCAGCGCCGACCCCCGGAGCAGCTGCGCTCGACGCTCGCGGTCTTCTTCGCGGCCGGGGCGGCCCTGTCCCTGGCCGGTCTCGGGCTCGCGGGCCGGCTGCACCCCGGCAGCCTGCTCCTGTCGGTGGTGCTGCTGCCGGTGCTGCTGCTCGGGCAGGTCCTGGGGGTGCGGCTGCAGGGCCACCTGGCCCCCGGCCTGACGAGGTACGCCGTGCTGGCGCTGTGCGCGGCCTCGGCGCTGACCCTGTTGGTGCGGAGCCTGGCCTGA
- a CDS encoding YjbQ family protein, with amino-acid sequence MRSELRRYRTGDEEVVLDLTSDCADFVAGEGDGLLQLFVPHATAGIAVIETGAGSDDDLLAALGDLLPADDRWRHRHGSPGHGRSHVMPAVVPPYATVPVLDGRLALGTWQSICLVDLNVDNAERQVRLSFLPG; translated from the coding sequence ATGAGGTCCGAGCTGCGTCGCTACCGCACCGGTGACGAGGAGGTCGTGCTCGACCTGACCTCGGACTGCGCCGACTTCGTCGCGGGGGAGGGCGACGGGCTGCTCCAGCTGTTCGTCCCGCACGCCACCGCCGGCATCGCCGTCATCGAGACCGGCGCCGGGTCCGACGACGACCTGCTCGCCGCCCTGGGCGACCTGCTCCCCGCCGACGACCGCTGGCGCCACCGCCACGGCTCGCCCGGGCACGGCCGCTCGCACGTGATGCCGGCCGTGGTGCCGCCGTACGCCACGGTGCCGGTGCTGGACGGGCGGCTGGCGCTCGGCACCTGGCAGAGCATCTGCCTGGTCGACCTCAACGTCGACAACGCCGAGCGGCAGGTCCGGCTGTCCTTCCTGCCCGGGTGA
- a CDS encoding GNAT family N-acetyltransferase, whose translation MTPPPGLVVRPATWDDQVLALVREAFGAEGDQVAALWRQVGTSDLLRASLVAERDGELVGHVGLSRAWLDARRRLVDVWLLSPLAVRPAHQGRGVGAALLEAAVATARRARTPWLVLEGDPGYYGRHGFEPAAAHGIAPATDRTPAPACQVVRLEAAEDWMSGRVVYPDVWWRHDAAGLRDPQLAQVEQALGLAPTTSTTHQQEESTP comes from the coding sequence GTGACCCCGCCGCCGGGGCTCGTGGTGCGCCCGGCGACGTGGGACGACCAGGTGCTCGCCCTGGTGCGCGAGGCCTTCGGGGCCGAGGGCGACCAGGTGGCGGCCCTGTGGCGCCAGGTCGGCACCTCCGACCTGCTCCGCGCCTCGCTGGTCGCCGAGCGCGACGGCGAGCTGGTCGGCCACGTCGGCCTGTCGCGCGCCTGGCTCGACGCCCGTCGCCGCCTGGTGGACGTGTGGCTGCTCTCCCCGCTCGCGGTGCGTCCCGCGCACCAGGGCCGCGGCGTCGGCGCCGCCCTGCTGGAGGCCGCGGTCGCCACCGCCCGTCGCGCCCGGACCCCCTGGCTGGTCCTCGAGGGCGACCCCGGCTACTACGGCCGCCACGGGTTCGAGCCGGCCGCCGCCCACGGCATCGCCCCGGCCACCGACCGCACCCCGGCCCCCGCGTGCCAGGTGGTGCGCCTCGAGGCGGCCGAGGACTGGATGAGCGGACGCGTGGTCTACCCCGACGTGTGGTGGCGCCACGACGCCGCCGGGCTGCGCGACCCGCAGCTCGCCCAGGTCGAGCAGGCCCTCGGCCTGGCGCCCACCACCAGCACCACCCACCAGCAGGAGGAGAGCACCCCATGA
- a CDS encoding thiamine-binding protein, whose protein sequence is MLVAISISPSGAPFEGAAAADGGVSDAVAAAVQVVRDSGLPHELNAMFTNIEGEWDEVMAVVKQCVDVVAARYPRVGLVLKADVRPGYDGQLAAKVERVQERLS, encoded by the coding sequence ATGCTCGTCGCCATCAGCATCAGCCCGTCCGGAGCGCCCTTCGAGGGAGCCGCCGCCGCCGACGGCGGGGTCAGCGACGCGGTCGCCGCCGCCGTGCAGGTCGTCCGCGACTCCGGCCTGCCCCACGAGCTCAACGCGATGTTCACCAACATCGAGGGGGAGTGGGACGAGGTGATGGCGGTCGTCAAGCAGTGCGTCGACGTGGTGGCCGCGCGCTACCCGCGGGTCGGGCTGGTGCTCAAGGCCGACGTCCGCCCGGGGTACGACGGGCAGCTGGCCGCCAAGGTGGAGCGGGTGCAGGAGCGGCTGTCGTGA
- a CDS encoding sensor histidine kinase: MDLRVWASRLALLLVAVVLLANPARLPMAYAAWPALGLVVALLLHLPARLRLRAALLVVLVSAPAIAIGYDAPVVLGLAGALALVAPAVLVARWLLPDPADQDPGPPPVDSARFLAVTFAGALVNLPLPVGAALAQDGAAAAASMALVSLLGAQSALLVVLPLFVRTSDRPASGSRTELALQRLLVVAVVVGVFVPRSTLGLAFLVPPVLVWAAVRARQREAHVQLFLVSTASYAWSVAGRGPYAPGSVGDLSPSLEAALLYLYVLALCFCSVPLAHVVDRLSTVTRQAVGASSAVEQMLDSATGTMFVAVDGAGLITHFNTGAQQTLGLAAEEAVGRSPVVFMPPDEIERQAAHFGTEPDPTRVMLAQLETGERRPWHLQRADGSRRTVSLGVSRITEPSGRVGGHIFTGEDITERLRAEQAMRTALEREHESVKRLEEVDRVKQELVSNVSHELRTPITSIAGYAELLADRSLGDLAHPQLDAVQRIERNTLRLQGLVEDLLTLSRAEAGRLQLDRSPVDLRRVVGGAWEIFEEQLRQRDLRAALRLPSGPVTVLGDADALERVVTNLVSNAVKFTPDGGEVEVTVSQRENGAALLVVRDTGMGIALPDQEQLFTRFFRSAAATDAAIQGTGLGLSIVHAIVSHHGGQVSIRSRPGQGTRVHVELPATT; this comes from the coding sequence GTGGACCTCAGGGTCTGGGCCTCGCGGCTGGCGCTGCTGCTGGTCGCGGTGGTGCTGCTGGCCAACCCCGCGCGCCTGCCCATGGCGTACGCCGCGTGGCCGGCGCTGGGTCTGGTCGTCGCGCTGCTGCTGCACCTGCCCGCGCGGCTGCGGCTGCGGGCCGCCCTGCTGGTGGTGCTCGTCAGCGCCCCGGCGATCGCGATCGGGTACGACGCCCCCGTCGTCCTGGGCCTGGCCGGCGCCCTCGCGCTGGTGGCGCCGGCCGTGCTCGTGGCCCGCTGGCTGCTCCCGGACCCCGCGGACCAGGACCCGGGTCCGCCGCCGGTCGACAGCGCCCGCTTCCTCGCCGTCACCTTCGCCGGTGCCCTGGTCAACCTGCCGCTGCCCGTCGGGGCCGCGCTGGCGCAGGACGGCGCGGCCGCGGCGGCGTCGATGGCGCTGGTCTCCCTGCTCGGCGCCCAGTCGGCGCTGCTCGTGGTGCTCCCCCTGTTCGTCCGCACCTCCGACCGGCCGGCCTCGGGCAGCCGCACGGAGCTGGCGCTGCAGCGGCTGCTCGTGGTGGCGGTGGTCGTGGGGGTCTTCGTGCCGCGCTCGACCCTCGGGCTGGCGTTCCTCGTGCCGCCGGTCCTGGTCTGGGCCGCGGTGCGGGCCCGGCAGCGCGAGGCGCACGTCCAGCTGTTCCTCGTCAGCACCGCCTCCTACGCCTGGTCGGTCGCGGGGCGAGGTCCCTACGCGCCCGGCTCGGTCGGCGACCTGTCGCCGAGCCTCGAGGCGGCGCTGCTCTACCTCTACGTCCTGGCCCTGTGCTTCTGCTCGGTGCCGCTCGCCCACGTCGTCGACCGGCTGTCCACGGTCACGCGGCAGGCGGTGGGCGCCTCCTCGGCCGTGGAGCAGATGCTCGACTCCGCCACCGGCACCATGTTCGTCGCCGTCGACGGGGCCGGGCTCATCACCCACTTCAACACCGGCGCGCAGCAGACGCTGGGCCTGGCCGCCGAGGAGGCGGTGGGGCGCTCCCCCGTGGTGTTCATGCCACCGGACGAGATCGAGCGCCAGGCGGCCCACTTCGGGACCGAGCCCGACCCCACACGGGTGATGCTCGCGCAGCTCGAGACCGGCGAGCGGCGCCCCTGGCACCTGCAGCGCGCCGACGGCAGCCGGCGCACCGTCTCCCTCGGCGTCAGCCGGATCACCGAGCCGTCGGGCCGCGTCGGCGGCCACATCTTCACCGGCGAGGACATCACCGAGCGGCTGCGCGCGGAGCAGGCGATGCGCACCGCGCTGGAGCGCGAGCACGAGTCGGTCAAGCGGCTGGAGGAGGTCGACCGCGTCAAGCAGGAGCTGGTCTCCAACGTCAGCCACGAGCTGCGCACCCCCATCACCAGCATCGCCGGGTACGCCGAGCTGCTCGCCGACCGCAGCCTGGGCGACCTGGCCCACCCGCAGCTGGACGCCGTGCAGCGCATCGAGCGCAACACGCTGCGCCTGCAGGGCCTGGTCGAGGACCTGCTCACGCTCTCGCGCGCCGAGGCCGGCCGGCTGCAGCTCGACCGCAGCCCGGTCGACCTGCGCCGCGTGGTCGGCGGCGCCTGGGAGATCTTCGAGGAGCAGCTGCGCCAGCGCGACCTGCGTGCGGCGCTGCGCCTGCCCTCGGGTCCGGTCACCGTGCTGGGCGACGCCGACGCGCTGGAGCGGGTGGTGACCAACCTGGTCTCCAACGCGGTGAAGTTCACCCCCGACGGCGGCGAGGTCGAGGTGACCGTCTCGCAGCGGGAGAACGGCGCCGCGCTGCTCGTGGTGCGCGACACCGGCATGGGCATCGCGCTGCCCGACCAGGAGCAGCTGTTCACCCGCTTCTTCCGCTCCGCCGCGGCCACCGACGCCGCCATCCAGGGCACCGGCCTGGGCCTGAGCATCGTGCACGCGATCGTCTCCCACCACGGGGGCCAGGTGTCGATCCGGTCCCGTCCGGGCCAGGGCACGCGCGTCCACGTCGAGCTGCCCGCCACCACCTGA
- a CDS encoding sensor histidine kinase: MTTTPGAAPEQRADAGPLGRTALVTAVLLALVALSVLPPQWELGRDMWWPTLGLSAALLVYLGRRRFPACLVALTVLLAPLLALAYDLSPATAVGATTTVTAPALLAAWLLDPGGRVGALPAATFGSRRFHLVVLGVGLLCALVAYPFVVGTRGSGAALPVCALAFVTAVTALLVVLPLLSAPGRRAAAAGRVELLAQRAALVLVVAAIFWPTTGVGLIFLLFPVLGWGGLRAGQRETHLQVFGTSVAAYVLTLAGHGPLAADLPGNLPPAFSDVTLFLFIASLSYLVVPLARTVDRLSAVTRQQERSETTVERMLDSATRTVFVATDELGRMTHYNDGAHQTLGYAAADVLGRSPVMFHTAAEVARQAAHFATPPDHTAVVMAQVASRERRDWEFVRQDGEVRMISLELNQITAPGGRVLGYIASGEDITERLRAQEALVTALDREHQSVVRLQEVDHVKQELVSNVSHELRTPITSISGYVELLADGSLGELSPSQRDAVDRIERNTARLGLLVEDLLLLSRAEARQLDLVQDEVDLVGVAGEAVELLDELVRSRDLAVATTLPDAPVTVVGDPVALERVVTNLVSNAVKFTPDGGRVAVCVSADGGAGAGGPRAAVLEVSDTGMGISEEDQAQLFTRFFRAAEATDSAIQGTGLGLSIVHAIVEQHGGEVAIASQPGAGTTVTVRLPLAAPEAPGRATGPVTSR; this comes from the coding sequence GTGACGACGACCCCCGGCGCTGCCCCCGAGCAGCGGGCCGACGCCGGACCCCTCGGGCGGACGGCCCTCGTGACCGCGGTGCTGCTCGCGCTGGTGGCACTGTCCGTGCTGCCTCCGCAGTGGGAGCTCGGCCGCGACATGTGGTGGCCGACGCTCGGGCTGAGCGCGGCGCTGCTCGTCTACCTCGGACGCCGCCGGTTCCCGGCCTGCCTCGTCGCGCTGACCGTGCTGCTGGCCCCCCTGCTGGCGCTGGCCTACGACCTGTCCCCCGCCACCGCCGTCGGCGCGACCACCACCGTCACCGCACCCGCCCTGCTGGCGGCCTGGCTGCTGGACCCCGGCGGCCGGGTCGGGGCGCTGCCGGCCGCCACCTTCGGCTCCCGCCGCTTCCACCTCGTGGTCCTCGGCGTCGGCCTGCTGTGCGCCCTGGTCGCCTACCCGTTCGTGGTCGGCACCCGGGGCAGCGGCGCCGCGCTGCCGGTCTGCGCGCTGGCCTTCGTCACCGCCGTCACCGCGCTGCTGGTCGTGCTCCCGCTGCTCTCGGCCCCGGGCCGGCGGGCGGCCGCGGCCGGGCGGGTCGAGCTGCTGGCCCAGCGGGCGGCGCTGGTGCTGGTGGTCGCGGCGATCTTCTGGCCCACCACCGGGGTGGGCCTGATCTTCCTGCTCTTCCCGGTGCTGGGGTGGGGCGGCCTGCGCGCCGGCCAGCGCGAGACCCACCTGCAGGTGTTCGGCACCAGCGTCGCGGCGTACGTCCTCACGCTGGCGGGCCACGGCCCGCTGGCCGCCGACCTCCCGGGCAACCTGCCGCCCGCCTTCTCCGACGTGACGCTGTTCCTGTTCATCGCCTCGCTGTCCTACCTCGTGGTGCCGCTGGCCCGGACCGTCGACCGGCTCTCGGCCGTGACCCGCCAGCAGGAGCGCTCGGAGACCACCGTCGAGCGGATGCTCGACTCCGCCACCCGCACGGTCTTCGTGGCCACCGACGAGCTCGGCCGGATGACGCACTACAACGACGGGGCGCACCAGACCCTGGGGTACGCCGCCGCGGACGTGCTCGGTCGCAGCCCCGTGATGTTCCACACCGCCGCCGAGGTCGCCCGCCAGGCCGCGCACTTCGCGACCCCGCCCGACCACACCGCCGTCGTGATGGCCCAGGTCGCCTCCCGGGAGCGACGCGACTGGGAGTTCGTGCGCCAGGACGGCGAGGTCCGGATGATCTCGCTGGAGCTCAACCAGATCACCGCCCCCGGCGGGCGGGTGCTGGGCTACATCGCCTCGGGCGAGGACATCACCGAGCGGCTGCGTGCGCAGGAGGCGCTGGTGACCGCCCTGGACCGCGAGCACCAGTCGGTGGTCCGCCTCCAGGAGGTCGACCACGTCAAGCAGGAGCTGGTCTCCAACGTCAGCCACGAGCTCCGCACGCCGATCACCAGCATCTCCGGGTACGTCGAGCTGCTCGCCGACGGCAGCCTGGGCGAGCTCAGCCCCTCGCAGCGCGACGCGGTCGACCGGATCGAGCGCAACACCGCGCGCCTGGGACTGCTCGTCGAGGACCTGCTGCTGCTGTCGCGGGCCGAGGCGCGCCAGCTCGACCTGGTGCAGGACGAGGTCGACCTGGTCGGGGTGGCCGGCGAGGCGGTGGAGCTGCTCGACGAGCTGGTCCGCAGCCGTGACCTGGCCGTCGCCACCACGCTGCCCGACGCGCCCGTCACCGTCGTCGGCGACCCGGTCGCCCTCGAGCGGGTGGTGACCAACCTGGTCAGCAACGCCGTCAAGTTCACCCCCGATGGGGGCCGGGTGGCGGTGTGCGTGTCCGCGGACGGCGGTGCCGGCGCCGGCGGTCCCCGGGCCGCGGTGCTCGAGGTCAGCGACACCGGGATGGGCATCAGCGAGGAGGACCAGGCGCAGCTGTTCACGCGGTTCTTCCGCGCGGCCGAGGCGACCGACAGCGCCATCCAGGGCACCGGCCTGGGCCTGAGCATCGTGCACGCCATCGTGGAGCAGCACGGCGGCGAGGTCGCGATCGCCTCGCAGCCGGGTGCCGGGACCACCGTCACGGTCCGGCTGCCGCTGGCGGCGCCGGAGGCACCCGGACGTGCCACGGGGCCCGTCACCTCGCGGTGA
- a CDS encoding aconitate hydratase — protein MAGSGERQDSFGAKGTLDVDGKSYEIYRLSAVEGEGLDVDSLPFSLKVLLENLLRTEDGADITADDIRALAGWDADAHPDKEIQFTPARVIMQDFTGVPCVVDLATMREAMSDLGGDPSKINPLAPAEMVIDHSVIADVFGTPEAFERNVEIEYERNRERYQFLRWGQGAFDDFKVVPPGTGIVHQVNIEHLARVVFTREVDGELTAYPDTCVGTDSHTTMVNGIGVVGWGVGGIEAEAAMLGQPVSMLIPRVVGFKLGGDLPEGATATDLVLTITEMLRQHGVVGKFVEFYGPGVSALPLANRATIGNMSPEFGSTIAVFPIDEETTKYLELTGRTPEQIALVEAYAKEQGLWHDPAAEPRYSEKLELDLATVVPSLAGPKRPQDRVSLSSAKEAFRTSLGDYVDGEAGDSVRSKVDEASAESFPSSDAPSVSEGGNGEGKPDDWRNHPAGSGDGRPSNPQHVRLSDGTEFDLDHGAVAIAAITSCTNTSNPSVMIGAALLAKKAVEKGLTTKPWVKTTLAPGSKVVSDYYERAELTPYLDKLGFNLVGYGCTTCIGNSGPLIPEVSDAVNAGDLAVTSVLSGNRNFEGRINPDVKMNYLASPPLVVAYALAGSMDVDLFNDPLGTDEDGNDVFMRDIWPSASEVEEVIASAITSEMFTEDYADVFAGDEQWRSLPTPEGDTFEWDPQSTYVRKPPYFDGMPDEPSPVEDITGARVLLKLGDSVTTDHISPAGAIKKDSPAGSYLAEHGVGQRDFNSYGSRRGNHEVMIRGTFANIRLRNQLAPGTEGGFTRDFTRDGADSTVFEASENYLAQGTPLVVLAGKEYGSGSSRDWAAKGTALLGVKAVIAESYERIHRSNLIGMGVLPLQYPEGENAESLGLTGEEEFSFSGVTELNSGSTPRTVKVTAGDTEFDAVVRIDTPGEANYYRNGGIMQFVLRNLRKA, from the coding sequence ATGGCTGGCTCAGGCGAGCGACAGGACAGCTTCGGTGCCAAGGGCACCCTGGACGTCGACGGCAAGTCCTACGAGATCTACCGCCTCAGCGCGGTCGAGGGAGAGGGCCTCGACGTCGACTCGCTCCCGTTCAGCCTCAAGGTGCTGCTGGAGAACCTGCTGCGCACCGAGGACGGCGCGGACATCACCGCCGACGACATCCGGGCCCTGGCCGGGTGGGACGCCGACGCCCACCCCGACAAGGAGATCCAGTTCACGCCCGCGCGCGTGATCATGCAGGACTTCACCGGCGTGCCCTGCGTGGTCGACCTGGCCACCATGCGCGAGGCGATGAGCGACCTCGGCGGCGACCCGTCGAAGATCAACCCGCTCGCGCCCGCCGAGATGGTCATCGACCACTCCGTGATCGCCGACGTCTTCGGCACCCCCGAGGCGTTCGAGCGCAACGTCGAGATCGAGTACGAGCGCAACCGCGAGCGCTACCAGTTCCTGCGCTGGGGCCAGGGCGCCTTCGACGACTTCAAGGTCGTGCCCCCGGGCACCGGCATCGTCCACCAGGTCAACATCGAGCACCTCGCCCGCGTGGTCTTCACCCGCGAGGTCGACGGCGAGCTCACGGCCTACCCCGACACCTGCGTCGGCACCGACTCCCACACCACGATGGTCAACGGCATCGGCGTGGTGGGCTGGGGCGTCGGCGGCATCGAGGCCGAGGCGGCCATGCTCGGCCAGCCGGTCTCCATGCTGATCCCGCGCGTGGTCGGCTTCAAGCTCGGCGGCGACCTGCCCGAGGGCGCGACCGCCACCGACCTGGTGCTCACCATCACCGAGATGCTGCGCCAGCACGGCGTGGTCGGGAAGTTCGTGGAGTTCTACGGCCCCGGCGTCTCCGCGCTGCCGCTGGCCAACCGCGCCACCATCGGCAACATGAGCCCGGAGTTCGGCTCCACCATCGCGGTCTTCCCGATCGACGAGGAGACCACCAAGTACCTCGAGCTCACCGGCCGCACGCCGGAGCAGATCGCGCTCGTGGAGGCGTACGCCAAGGAGCAGGGTCTGTGGCACGACCCCGCCGCCGAGCCGCGCTACTCCGAGAAGCTCGAGCTCGACCTGGCCACGGTCGTCCCGTCGCTGGCCGGGCCCAAGCGCCCCCAGGACCGGGTCTCGCTGTCCTCGGCCAAGGAGGCCTTCCGCACCTCGCTGGGCGACTACGTCGACGGCGAGGCCGGCGACTCGGTGCGCTCCAAGGTCGACGAGGCCTCGGCCGAGTCCTTCCCCTCCAGCGACGCCCCCTCGGTCTCCGAGGGCGGCAACGGCGAGGGCAAGCCCGACGACTGGCGCAACCACCCCGCCGGCAGCGGTGACGGACGTCCGTCCAACCCGCAGCACGTGCGGCTCTCCGACGGCACCGAGTTCGACCTGGACCACGGCGCGGTCGCCATCGCGGCGATCACCTCGTGCACCAACACCTCGAACCCCTCGGTGATGATCGGCGCGGCGCTGCTGGCCAAGAAGGCCGTCGAGAAGGGCCTCACCACCAAGCCGTGGGTCAAGACCACGCTGGCGCCGGGCTCCAAGGTCGTCTCGGACTACTACGAGCGCGCCGAGCTGACGCCGTACCTCGACAAGCTGGGCTTCAACCTCGTCGGCTACGGCTGCACCACCTGCATCGGCAACTCCGGCCCGCTCATCCCCGAGGTCAGCGACGCCGTCAACGCCGGCGACCTGGCCGTCACCTCGGTGCTCTCGGGCAACCGCAACTTCGAGGGCCGGATCAACCCCGACGTGAAGATGAACTACCTGGCGTCGCCGCCCCTGGTGGTCGCCTACGCGCTGGCCGGCTCGATGGACGTCGACCTGTTCAACGACCCGCTGGGCACCGACGAGGACGGCAACGACGTCTTCATGCGCGACATCTGGCCCTCCGCCTCGGAGGTCGAGGAGGTGATCGCCTCCGCGATCACCTCGGAGATGTTCACCGAGGACTACGCCGACGTCTTCGCCGGCGACGAGCAGTGGCGCTCGCTGCCCACCCCCGAGGGCGACACGTTCGAGTGGGACCCGCAGTCCACCTACGTCCGCAAGCCTCCCTACTTCGACGGCATGCCCGACGAGCCGAGCCCGGTCGAGGACATCACCGGCGCCCGGGTGCTGCTCAAGCTGGGCGACTCGGTGACCACCGACCACATCAGCCCGGCCGGTGCCATCAAGAAGGACAGCCCGGCGGGCAGCTACCTCGCCGAGCACGGCGTGGGCCAGCGCGACTTCAACTCCTACGGCTCGCGCCGCGGCAACCACGAGGTCATGATCCGGGGCACCTTCGCCAACATCCGGCTGCGCAACCAGCTGGCCCCGGGCACCGAGGGCGGGTTCACGCGCGACTTCACCCGGGACGGCGCCGACAGCACCGTCTTCGAGGCCAGCGAGAACTACCTCGCACAGGGCACCCCGCTCGTCGTGCTGGCGGGCAAGGAGTACGGCTCCGGGTCCTCGCGCGACTGGGCCGCCAAGGGCACCGCGCTGCTCGGGGTCAAGGCCGTCATCGCCGAGTCCTACGAGCGGATCCACCGCTCCAACCTCATCGGCATGGGCGTGCTCCCGCTGCAGTACCCCGAGGGCGAGAACGCCGAGTCGCTCGGCCTCACCGGCGAGGAGGAGTTCTCCTTCAGCGGCGTCACCGAGCTGAACTCCGGGTCCACCCCCCGCACCGTCAAGGTCACGGCGGGGGACACCGAGTTCGACGCGGTCGTCCGCATCGACACCCCCGGCGAGGCGAACTACTACCGCAACGGCGGCATCATGCAGTTCGTCCTGCGCAACCTGCGCAAGGCCTAG